The stretch of DNA CTCGAGATCGAACAGGGCGGATCGGAGACGACCGTCACCGTCCCCGACGAGAACGGCACGCTCGCGTTCTCGGGCGATGCCGGACGCAAGACGTTCCGGCAGCCAGCGTACGTCACAGGCTCCTACGAGGTGCGACTGCCCGAGAACCACCGCGCGTCGAACTTCCTGTTCGGTGAGATCTCGCCGAACGGATACGAACGCGAGGTCGTCGACGGACAGGTACGCCTCTCCTGGGACGAGATCGACGCGGATCGCGCGATCTCGCTGCGATACTACCTCGCGCGTGACATTCCGCTGTTCCTCGGCCTCGTTGGTGTGGTCGGATTCCTCGGTACCATCGGGATCGGCTACTACTACCGGCAGATCAAGCGACTTCGCGAACAGCGCGAGGAGTTCGGCATCGATCTCGACGACGATTCCGACGGCGGAGGCGGACC from Natrinema sp. HArc-T2 encodes:
- a CDS encoding DUF5803 family protein; the encoded protein is MNRRLVFATVAVALLLMGAGCAAFSGGISDEQLDREQNYSDVRGGDADVTIALEDGDLLGGGEYRTVYDLNGTEELSLSQSTIYSQEPLDIYSVRYWYPNGTVVNGSDLEIEQGGSETTVTVPDENGTLAFSGDAGRKTFRQPAYVTGSYEVRLPENHRASNFLFGEISPNGYEREVVDGQVRLSWDEIDADRAISLRYYLARDIPLFLGLVGVVGFLGTIGIGYYYRQIKRLREQREEFGIDLDDDSDGGGGPPGLL